CAAAGGCTGGGAATAAAGATACATCATGTTTATGAAAGATGAGCTTGTGAACCTAACAGCCAATTGAACTTCACCAGTTTTCTTCACACCAGAATTATGCAGCACTAGAAGAGGGTAAGAGTGAGTATAAACTCTATCAGATTCAAGAGTTGATAGCCTAATCCTCACCTTCCCTATCCTAGAATCTTTTGATCCACCGGATTTGTCGCCACCGCCATGTAAATGACCATTATCAAAGACACCTACAGTGATAACAGTAGATAGATCAAAAACCTCCCAAGTGTATTGCTCATTCCACTTTGGTGCAAAGCTATCTGCAATTGTCCGAGTTCGGATCCATTTCTGGCCATATTTTGCCACACAATAAGCATCAGTAGTTCCTCTACCATCTCTTGTCTTCATTGGCATTAGCCCTTGTGCACTTATGATCCCAACTTCAAGAATTCCAATACTAGGCTTCCAAAGCTGTTTGGCAGTTGGTCTAAGATCACTACTATAATGAGTTGATTCATCCAACACATGGTACCCTCCATCCAAACACACCCTTAAATGAATCCGGCTAGCAAATTTCGTCTCCTTTTTCTCCCCTTCAGCACCAATATGCTTCTCAAGATTGAACCATCTTGTGTTCACAGGCTTGTGATCTAGCCTCCTTTGCACTTGGTGCAGAGGAATCAAACACCTTCCTAAGGTTTCATCTTTGTTTGGTCCAACTCTGTCTTCCACTGTCAAAACCAAAGGCTCCTCAAATGGCTCAGCAGCAACAAACATCAAATCCTCATTCCACATTGGATTGATTGTCTTAATTTGAGACACCCTAGTCCTTAGTATTTGATGTCCTAGATTAGCCTTCACATAAACTTCAGGGTACCTGGTTTTATCACTAGGTACCAAGTCCTGAGCCTCAATCACATTCACTCTAACATACCAAAGCTTTGGTGAGAGATAAACCTTTGATCTTATGTTTGCAACAGATTCAGTTCCAACCATTGCTGCATCAGAATGCCATGAATCAGGAAAAGCCTCATCCGCTTGAGTCCCCATCCAAACCGCTAGCATCAACTCTCCTTTCGCCTTTTCGCCCTTTCTAGTCTCCAATCTGTACCACTGTGGAGCCAGAGGACTATCCGGCGGAACGCGTTTGGGGATCTCATTCAGATCAAACCAAACCCTCCcaacaaaatcatcaacaacaacatcCTTGTCTTTGACAACAACCTCCAAGACTGAGGCTTGAATCCTGTCCTTGGAGAATGCAAAGCACTGGTTCCATTCAGGATTGGACTTCTTTTCAAAATGCTTGGTAATTCCCTTGTAGTTTCCAAGCTTCACTTCAACATAGGGATCAACACCACCAGTTACATCCTTTGAAGGCAAATCCTTGGCTTTCACAACTCTAACATACAAATATTGCATCTGTTCAACAAGATCATAGGTGCATGATAGCTTGTCACCTGTTACTGCCCCTGCTCCTATCTTCGGATATGTCTCCTTCAGGGCGAAATCAACGGCCTGCCCCGGCTTCTgcattttcttcttccctttatCACAATACTATCTACAGTTAACAAATAACAAGCATGATCAATTTGGGGATTTCAGAAGTAACTACcataagaaacatgaaattgaTTATGAATTTATAATCCTATGATCTTTCTTAAGGTGATTAAGcacaaagagaaagaaataacCACATGCAAGTAGAACTGTAACAATGCACAATCAATCACCTTCAGAGTTGGAAGAGCCAGAAAATTCAAACCTTGAAATGTATATACACACTGAATCTTATTATCTCAAAATAAAACTTCATTCAAATCATGCATGTGGCATTACAGAATGAAGAAGCAAAGCAAGACTAGAATTTTTTATGTCcttttgtgttaaattttttCACATGGATGGGTGAATCATAAATGCTTGTTTCCAAAATGGACCCAATTTCTCAGCAACCAGAAAAGGCAGTAAAAATCAAACCAACAAGACaaggtgaaaaaaaaattcaaaaaaaaaaaaataatggttcttaatttaaagttttaggCAATGTTACAAAAATGGTTAACCTTGAAAGTTGCAGGATCACAGATCTAAGCTAACACATTACAAAAatacaagaaacaaaag
The genomic region above belongs to Arachis duranensis cultivar V14167 chromosome 3, aradu.V14167.gnm2.J7QH, whole genome shotgun sequence and contains:
- the LOC107476783 gene encoding FT-interacting protein 3; amino-acid sequence: MQKPGQAVDFALKETYPKIGAGAVTGDKLSCTYDLVEQMQYLYVRVVKAKDLPSKDVTGGVDPYVEVKLGNYKGITKHFEKKSNPEWNQCFAFSKDRIQASVLEVVVKDKDVVVDDFVGRVWFDLNEIPKRVPPDSPLAPQWYRLETRKGEKAKGELMLAVWMGTQADEAFPDSWHSDAAMVGTESVANIRSKVYLSPKLWYVRVNVIEAQDLVPSDKTRYPEVYVKANLGHQILRTRVSQIKTINPMWNEDLMFVAAEPFEEPLVLTVEDRVGPNKDETLGRCLIPLHQVQRRLDHKPVNTRWFNLEKHIGAEGEKKETKFASRIHLRVCLDGGYHVLDESTHYSSDLRPTAKQLWKPSIGILEVGIISAQGLMPMKTRDGRGTTDAYCVAKYGQKWIRTRTIADSFAPKWNEQYTWEVFDLSTVITVGVFDNGHLHGGGDKSGGSKDSRIGKVRIRLSTLESDRVYTHSYPLLVLHNSGVKKTGEVQLAVRFTSSSFINMMYLYSQPLLPKMHYIHPLSVIQLDNLRHQATQIVSMRLSRAEPALRKEVVEYMLDVDSHMWSMRRSKANFFRIMKVLGGLIAFGRWFDQICNWKNPITTILIHILFIILVLYPELILPTIFLYLFLIGIWNFRWRPRHPPHMDTRLSHADAAHPDELDEEFDSFPTSRSSDIVKMRYDRLRSIGGRVQTVVGDLATQGERFQSLLSWRDPRATTLFVTFCLVAAVVLYVTPFQVVCLLSGFYVLRHPRFRHKLPSVPINFFRRLPARSDSML